Proteins from one Malaya genurostris strain Urasoe2022 chromosome 2, Malgen_1.1, whole genome shotgun sequence genomic window:
- the LOC131428937 gene encoding uncharacterized protein LOC131428937, which yields MNIICSKSRILPRKKNKQKEITTPRAELLAAMLLSQLTVKVLAAIDSDFSSVRLWSDSQIVLCWLQKSPEALTVFVSNRVRQIQQLTVDRTWQYIPSKENPADLISRGVSPSELERRQLRWHGPSRFHCAEVSIDQPAPLSEEELPELRITALSGRRHIAKGLPTATEMQRASILITRMVQGEMFHKELQMLRSDKECKLPFQNLSPFIDANDEVLRVGGRLRNAAIPYEHRHQAILPEKHPLTTTLIRHLHRVNMHLGQRGLLGVLRQQYWPLKAKNVIRKELHRCVPCFRMRPKKSTQLMEDLPDYRVKPSPVFAHTGLDFAGPFNLRSSAATRHPTTTKGYVCLFVCMATRALHLEAVSDLSSDAFMSALQRFVSRRGLVQKLYSDNATNFEGANNQMCRLAELFHNEEHIRAVNEYCAPRGIEWSFIPPRSPHFGGIWEAGVKSVKSHLKLILAEHRLTFEALSTVLAQIEAILNSRPLTPVSDDPNDMTAITPAHFIIGREFQAISEPTYTGIPQGRLSRLQFIQDMKQRFWRVWMNDYLHELQRRQRDLKVTEFKIGAMVVIIDENAPPLKWALARIIELHPGKDGHTRVVSLRTKNGITRRAVKKICLLPIDNESDDQTGQLES from the exons ATGAACATAATTTGCAGTAAGTCACGAATTCTCCCGAGGAAGAAGAACAAGCAAAAGGAGATTACAACACCAAGGGCCGAGTTGTTAGCAGCAATGTTACTCTCTCAGCTCACCGTGAAGGTGCTAGCAGCAATCGATTCCGACTTTAGCTCTGTTCGATTGTGGTCGGACTCACAGATAGTCCTCTGTTGGTTGCAGAAATCTCCggaagcactcaccgtattcgtTAGCAACCGAGTTCGACAAATCCAACAATTGACTGTTGATCGCACTTGGCAATACATCCCTTCGAAAGAGAATCCTGCGGATTTAATTTCCCGTGGCGTATCGCCATCAGAATTGGAAAGACGACAGCTTCGGTGGCACGGACCGTCCAGATTTCACTGCGCTGAAGTGTCGATCGATCAACCAGCTCCACTCTCGGAAGAGGAGCTACCAGAACTCAGAATAACAGCACTC AGTGGTCGAAGGCACATCGCCAAGGGACTGCCTACAGCAACAGAAATGCAACGAGCATCCATTTTGATCACACGGATGGTACAAGGTGAAATGTTTCACAAAGAGCTACAAATGCTGAGAAGCGACAAGGAATGCAAGTTACCCTTTCAGAACCTGAGCCCGTTCATCGACGCGAATGATGAAGTGCTGCGCGTAGGTGGTCGCCTACGAAATGCTGCTATTCCATATGAACATCGTCATCAAGCCATTCTGCCTGAAAAACATCCACTCACAACAACATTGATCAGGCATTTACATCGTGTCAACATGCATCTTGGTCAAAGAGGTCTGCTGGGCGTCCTTCGGCAACAGTATTGGCCACTCAAGGCAAAGAATGTGATACGGAAGGAACTGCATCGCTGTGTACCGTGTTTCCGGATGAGACCCAAGAAGTCCACGCAATTAATGGAAGATCTTCCTGACTACCGCGTCAAGCCGTCTCCAGTGTTCGCGCATACAGGTCTGGACTTTGCGGGCCCTTTCAATCTTAGATCAAGTGCTGCTACAAGACATCCGACAACCACcaagggatacgtttgtttatttgtctGCATGGCCACCCGTGCGTTACACCTGGAGGCTGTGTCCGATCTAAGCTCCGACGCGTTTATGAGTGCGCTACAACGATTCGTTAGTCGCCGAGGTCTCGTGCAGAAGTTGTACTCGGACAACGCGACTAATTTTGAAGGCGCCAATAACCAAATGTGTCGCCTAGCCGAACTGTTCCACAACGAGGAGCACATCCGTGCTGTGAACGAGTATTGCGCGCCGAGAGGTATTGAATGGTCATTCATTCCTCCACGAAGTCCGCATTTTGGAGGGATATGGGAGGCGGGAGTTAAATCGGTTAAATCGCATCTGAAATTGATTCTCGCTGAACATCGACTGACGTTTGAAGCACTTTCTACTGTACTCGCACAGATCGAAGCAATTCTAAACTCCCGCCCTCTCACACCTGTCTCAGATGATCCAAATGATATGACTGCCATAACTCCAGCTCATTTCATCATTGGAAGAGAGTTCCAGGCCATTTCGGAACCCACATACACTGGCATTCCCCAGGGCAGGTTATCGCGTTTACAATTTATTCAGGACATGAAGCAAAGGTTTTGGAGAGTGTGGATGAACGATTATCTCCACGAACTTCAAAGGCGTCAACGAGATCTGAAGGTCACTGAATTTAAGATTGGAGCAATGGTGGTCATCATCGACGAAAATGCACCGCCGTTGAAGTGGGCGCTGGCCCGCATAATCGAACTCCATCCGGGCAAGGATGGGCACACTCGAGTGGTAAGTTTGCGAACCAAGAATGGCATAACTAGGCGTGCCGTCAAGAAAATTTGCTTGCTGCCAATAGACAACGAGAGCGACGACCAGACTGGGCAATTGGAATCTTGA